In a single window of the Xylanibacillus composti genome:
- a CDS encoding acyltransferase has translation MRRTERYPVEGPNALWQIYRTVSKWKGVKNFICIQAARYCPSLPVKNWIYRRLLGMEVGKESAFALMVMVDVFFPEKIHIGENTIIGYNSTILAHEYLTKEYRLGEVHIGSHVMIGANTTILPGVTIGDHAVIGAGSVVHKDVEPYTFAAGNPLQVIRKLDRPSDESAGSQQEQG, from the coding sequence TTGCGCAGAACGGAACGCTATCCGGTAGAAGGGCCGAACGCGTTGTGGCAAATTTACCGTACTGTGAGCAAGTGGAAGGGCGTCAAAAACTTTATCTGCATTCAAGCGGCACGCTACTGCCCGTCGCTGCCAGTGAAAAACTGGATTTATCGCCGCTTGCTCGGCATGGAAGTCGGGAAGGAATCCGCCTTCGCCCTGATGGTGATGGTGGATGTATTTTTTCCGGAAAAAATCCATATTGGCGAGAATACGATAATTGGATACAACTCAACCATATTGGCGCATGAATACTTGACGAAGGAATATCGCCTGGGCGAAGTCCATATCGGCTCGCATGTGATGATCGGCGCCAATACGACAATCTTGCCGGGCGTGACAATCGGGGATCATGCGGTCATTGGGGCTGGCTCCGTCGTACATAAGGATGTAGAGCCGTATACGTTTGCGGCAGGCAACCCGCTGCAGGTGATCCGAAAGCTGGATAGGCCATCGGATGAGTCTGCCGGGAGCCAGCAGGAGCAGGGGTGA
- the ppaX gene encoding pyrophosphatase PpaX, translating into MGRTVLFDLDGTILDTNELIIESFQHVFREHMSKEIAREALIQQMGRPLDAQLRFFSGRTEAEEVDDLRQAYRTYNVSRHDELVTAFPHTREVLDRLKREGVRLGVVTSKVRMTTERGLRHCGLYEFMEAIVTVEDVVMPKPHPEAVQKAMQALDAEAGQTWMVGDSPYDVEAAKLAGVQAIGVGWSLKGTEVLRAAGADFLINDMRELYTCVLDTERNGQS; encoded by the coding sequence ATGGGCAGAACCGTGTTATTTGATCTGGACGGCACGATTTTGGATACGAACGAACTTATCATTGAGTCGTTCCAGCATGTATTTCGCGAGCATATGTCCAAGGAGATTGCCAGGGAGGCGCTCATTCAGCAGATGGGCAGGCCGCTTGATGCGCAGCTCCGCTTTTTTTCCGGGCGAACGGAGGCCGAAGAGGTCGATGATTTGCGTCAGGCCTACCGCACGTATAATGTAAGCCGCCATGACGAACTGGTCACAGCCTTTCCGCATACCCGTGAAGTATTGGACAGGCTGAAGCGGGAAGGCGTACGGCTCGGAGTCGTGACCTCGAAGGTGCGCATGACGACAGAACGCGGGTTGCGTCATTGCGGGCTGTATGAGTTCATGGAAGCGATTGTGACAGTCGAGGACGTGGTCATGCCGAAGCCGCATCCGGAAGCGGTTCAGAAGGCGATGCAGGCCTTGGACGCGGAGGCGGGCCAAACATGGATGGTTGGCGATAGTCCATACGATGTGGAAGCTGCCAAGCTAGCTGGGGTACAAGCGATTGGCGTAGGCTGGTCCTTGAAAGGAACAGAAGTGTTGCGGGCAGCTGGAGCCGATTTCCTGATTAATGACATGCGCGAGCTTTATACATGCGTGCTGGATACTGAGAGGAACGGGCAATCTTAA
- the lgt gene encoding prolipoprotein diacylglyceryl transferase — protein sequence MFLLDNVAFYLGPLPIYWYGIILGSGALVGLLLAIREGKRFGIPSDFFMDLLLIGVPSAIVGARLYYVIFTWDEYRDNWLSIFAIREGGIAIHGALIGAVLAAIWYTRRKGYNFWRIADICAPSLIAGQIIGRWGNFMNQEAHGGPVDPSFLRDTLHIPNFIVNHMNINGVTYHPTFLYESLWNIAGILLLFVLRRQRFMRAGELFMTYFVWYSIGRFFVEGLRTDSLAFNGPGWLEAMLNGMWAPMSWIFGEAGAIPGDANIRAAQLIGVLIILAAIVLVVTRRMLGLAHQRYVDPIQKEGYISS from the coding sequence ATGTTTTTGCTGGATAATGTGGCGTTTTATTTAGGCCCTCTGCCAATTTATTGGTATGGGATTATACTGGGATCGGGTGCGCTTGTGGGGCTGCTGCTCGCCATTCGGGAAGGCAAGCGCTTTGGCATCCCTTCTGATTTCTTTATGGACTTGCTGTTGATTGGCGTCCCTTCGGCTATTGTAGGGGCCAGACTTTATTACGTGATCTTCACTTGGGACGAGTACAGAGACAACTGGCTGAGTATCTTCGCGATTCGGGAAGGCGGCATTGCGATTCACGGCGCCTTGATTGGAGCGGTATTGGCCGCCATTTGGTACACGCGGCGCAAGGGCTACAATTTCTGGCGAATTGCGGACATTTGTGCACCGTCGCTCATTGCCGGCCAAATTATTGGCAGATGGGGCAATTTCATGAATCAGGAAGCGCACGGGGGGCCAGTCGATCCATCATTTTTGCGGGATACGCTGCACATCCCCAATTTCATCGTCAATCATATGAACATCAATGGTGTTACCTATCACCCTACCTTCTTATATGAATCTTTATGGAATATCGCGGGGATCCTCTTGCTGTTCGTGCTGCGCAGACAGCGTTTTATGCGTGCGGGCGAATTGTTCATGACCTATTTCGTCTGGTATTCCATCGGCCGCTTCTTCGTGGAGGGACTTCGTACAGATAGCTTGGCGTTCAACGGTCCAGGTTGGCTGGAGGCGATGCTGAACGGCATGTGGGCTCCGATGTCCTGGATTTTCGGGGAGGCGGGAGCCATTCCTGGCGACGCGAATATCCGCGCTGCGCAGCTGATCGGTGTCTTGATCATCTTGGCCGCCATTGTTCTGGTCGTGACGCGGCGCATGTTGGGTTTGGCCCATCAGCGTTACGTGGATCCGATTCAGAAGGAAGGCTATATTTCAAGCTAA